Proteins found in one Quercus robur chromosome 2, dhQueRobu3.1, whole genome shotgun sequence genomic segment:
- the LOC126712207 gene encoding uncharacterized membrane protein At1g75140: MANSPHRGKFFLLYLLFIFTSVSLLVSSSSSSLSIQHEHEHDSCAAPSTELTSKFNEQQVLLHQLEDLVRNLSEIVTKLESKLSESPKVAYTDKRHNLDNEKAKRGKRVGKDLEEDELGGENREGEGEKARAVSVTKFSPFWSERFQFVSAVKLDSDATCIHVLPFRDFEGLSKYVAVGDERGRVYVFLRNGDVLVEFYTRSDSPITAMLSYMSVYKNESVVVTGHKNGVILMHRIWEVSNGDELSSLFMENGGKIVSTENGEDGLPINILEVHHVGRMRYILSVDGSGRIRVLTENGTVFGSTMPASKPLAFLKQRLLFLTESGAGSLDLRSMKVKESECEGLNHSLARYYVFDATERSKAYGFTSEGDLIHVLLLGDIMNFKCRVRSKRKMDIDEPLAFQAIRGFLLIVSEERVFVYNVSSHHYVRVGAPRLLFSAGLDDIRSSFLSNQAVDVDAERRTVIPLVASDREKLVVLGLGSGYVGMYRSNLPIFKGEFNTIVWTSPVLFFILFLFGAWQFFAKKKEALTSWGPDDPFSSTSATTGAPLGTGSGDRSFVDSSSRGSDMMDLRSSGLRGPSRRYVSPTRYPGGATNSFRPSSADHNSRPASVDPNFRATSELKFRGSALESSGFPKRRESLFVSNQVVDDNN; this comes from the coding sequence ATGGCGAATAGTCCACACAGAGGCAAGTTTTTCTTACTCtatttgcttttcattttcacttctGTTTCACTATTGGTAAGCTCTAGCTCTAGCTCTCTCTCAATCCAACACGAGCACGAACATGATTCTTGTGCTGCACCCAGCACAGAACTTACTAGTAAATTCAATGAGCAACAAGTTTTATTGCACCAGCTTGAGGATTTAGTGAGAAACCTTAGTGAAATAGTTACtaaattagaatcaaaattgtCGGAGTCTCCGAAGGTGGCATATACGGATAAGAGGCACAATCTAGATAATGAAAAGGCTAAAAGGGGTAAAAGGGTAGGTAAGGATTTAGAGGAAGACGAATTGGGAGGTGAAAAtcgagagggagagggagagaaagcgAGGGCGGTTTCTGTAACCAAGTTTAGCCCATTTTGGTCTGAGAGGTTTCAGTTTGTGTCGGCTGTGAAATTGGACTCGGATGCTACTTGTATTCATGTGTTGCCGTTTCGGGATTTCGAGGGGCTTAGTAAGTATGTTGCAGTTGGGGATGAGAGAGGGAGGGTTTATGTGTTCTTGAGAAATGGGGATGTTTTGGTCGAGTTTTATACGAGGTCAGATTCGCCTATTACAGCCATGCTTTCGTACATGTCAGTTTATAAGAATGAGAGTGTTGTGGTGACGGGGCATAAGAATGGTGTGATCTTGATGCATCGGATTTGGGAGGTGTCGAATGGAGATGAACTGAGTTCACTTTTCATGGAAAATGGGGGCAAGATCGTGTCAACTGAAAATGGGGAAGATGGGCTTCCGATCAACATCTTGGAAGTGCATCATGTTGGGAGGATGAGGTATATTTTGTCTGTGGATGGTAGTGGAAGGATTAGGGTTTTAACAGAAAATGGAACTGTTTTTGGTTCAACCATGCCAGCAAGCAAGCCACTTGCGTTCTTAAAGCAACGACTTTTGTTTTTGACAGAGAGTGGTGCAGGGTCGTTGGATTTGAGGAGCATGAAAGTTAAGGAGTCTGAGTGTGAAGGCTTGAACCATTCTCTTGCACGGTATTATGTTTTTGATGCCACTGAAAGGTCAAAAGCATATGGCTTTACCTCAGAAGGTGATTTGATTCATGTGTTGCTCTTGGGGGATATAATGAACTTCAAATGCAGGGTTAGATCCAAGAGAAAAATGGACATTGATGAGCCTCTTGCATTTCAGGCAATTAGGGGGTTTTTGCTTATTGTTAGTGAGGAGAGGGTCTTTGTGTATAATGTTTCATCTCATCATTATGTTAGGGTTGGTGCACCTCGGCTTCTTTTTTCTGCTGGTCTGGATGATATCAGATCATCTTTTCTAAGTAATCAAGCAGTGGATGTGGATGCTGAGAGAAGAACAGTGATACCCTTAGTAGCCAGTGATCGTGAAAAGCTTGTTGTTCTCGGCCTCGGAAGTGGGTACGTGGGAATGTATCGTTCTAACCTTCCAATATTTAAAGGGGAGTTTAATACAATTGTATGGACCAGCCCTGTGTTATTCTTcatactttttctatttggGGCTTGGCAATTTTTTGctaagaaaaaggaagcactGACTTCATGGGGGCCAGATGATCCTTTTAGCTCCACATCAGCCACGACTGGAGCTCCATTAGGAACTGGTTCTGGGGACAGATCTTTTGTAGACTCTTCTTCTAGAGGTTCTGATATGATGGATCTTAGAAGTAGTGGTCTAAGAGGTCCATCGAGAAGGTATGTTTCTCCCACTCGTTATCCTGGTGGAGCGACTAATTCCTTTAGACCGTCTTCTGCAGATCATAACTCTCGACCAGCTTCTGTTGACCCAAATTTCAGAGCAACTTCAGAGTTAAAATTCAGGGGTTCAGCTTTAGAATCTTCTGGTTTTCCAAAAAGAAGGGAGAGTCTGTTTGTAAGCAATCAAGTTGTAGATGATAACAATTGA